One segment of Gemmatimonadota bacterium DNA contains the following:
- a CDS encoding HD domain-containing protein: protein MGDFDVIRDPLWDNIRLDPLTTTVLDTAPMQRLRYIRQLGHAFLVYPGATHTRFEHALGAFHLTRRALAALEERGELTVVPAEQQLAARLAALLHDIGHYPFSHALEEAGFPSHERLGVARLHREPLAAVLAEAGPPGLADRVGEFITGQSRSPLKGLISGSLDLDKIDYLSRDARMCGVPYGAVDVDRLLASLTLIETAPGRLELGVQEKGISALESLLFAKYQMYRNVYWHHAVRSATCMFKRAVRAAVAAGALAPDEVADATDDGLTERLSAVDRTGLARAVPARRLYKRALDLPASEVPPEAEPWVRERPDLLERVEDRLATELGLAPGELLLDFPSNPSMLAVDLPLRTRTGAIERLTGEGVAGQFGLPRVADALYRSARRLRVFAAAPLTRDLTPLRDLVALPPAAVQDQLDRGGALLPR, encoded by the coding sequence ATGGGCGACTTCGACGTCATCCGCGATCCCCTCTGGGACAACATCCGCCTCGACCCGCTGACCACCACGGTGCTGGATACGGCACCGATGCAGCGGCTGCGCTACATCCGGCAGCTGGGTCACGCCTTCCTGGTCTATCCCGGCGCCACGCATACCCGCTTCGAGCACGCCCTCGGCGCCTTCCACCTGACCCGGCGCGCGCTGGCCGCCCTCGAGGAGCGGGGCGAACTCACCGTGGTGCCGGCGGAGCAGCAGCTGGCGGCCCGGCTGGCGGCGCTGCTGCACGACATCGGGCACTATCCCTTCTCCCACGCCCTCGAGGAGGCCGGCTTCCCGAGCCATGAGCGGCTGGGGGTGGCGCGGCTGCACCGGGAGCCGCTGGCCGCCGTCCTCGCCGAGGCGGGGCCGCCAGGCCTCGCCGACCGGGTGGGGGAGTTCATCACCGGCCAGAGCCGGAGCCCGCTCAAGGGGCTCATCTCCGGCTCCCTCGACCTCGACAAGATCGACTACCTGAGCCGCGATGCCCGCATGTGCGGGGTGCCCTACGGCGCGGTCGACGTGGACCGGCTGCTCGCCTCGCTCACGCTCATCGAGACGGCGCCGGGGCGCCTGGAGCTCGGGGTCCAGGAAAAGGGCATCAGCGCGCTCGAATCACTGCTGTTCGCCAAGTACCAGATGTACCGGAACGTGTACTGGCATCACGCGGTGCGCAGCGCCACCTGCATGTTCAAGCGCGCGGTCCGCGCCGCCGTCGCCGCCGGCGCGCTGGCCCCCGATGAGGTGGCCGACGCCACCGACGACGGCCTCACCGAACGGCTGAGCGCGGTGGACCGCACCGGCCTGGCCCGGGCGGTGCCCGCGCGGCGGCTCTACAAGCGCGCCCTCGACCTCCCCGCCAGCGAGGTGCCCCCCGAGGCCGAGCCCTGGGTCCGCGAGCGCCCCGACCTGCTGGAACGGGTGGAAGACCGGCTCGCCACCGAGCTCGGCCTCGCCCCCGGGGAGCTGCTGCTCGACTTTCCGAGCAATCCCTCGATGCTCGCCGTGGACCTGCCGCTCCGCACCCGCACGGGCGCCATCGAGCGCCTGACGGGGGAAGGCGTCGCGGGACAGTTCGGCCTGCCGCGGGTGGCCGACGCGCTGTACCGCAGCGCCCGCCGCCTCCGGGTCTTCGCCGCGGCCCCCCTCACCCGCGACCTCACCCCGCTTCGCGACCTGGTAGCGCTCCCCCCCGCCGCCGTCCAGGATCAGCTCGACCGCGGCGGCGCACTGCTCCCTCGCTGA